A window from Opitutia bacterium ISCC 52 encodes these proteins:
- a CDS encoding DUF3500 domain-containing protein — translation MSRRSFLKKSTISAAGSLLPIGAITTQLQGAENPLPQSETLVKTLYDTLSSKQRKAMCFPYAHKLQHEVENNWFIVKKSRVGDDFTKDQQAMIKEIFMKMHSEEYAKDVFKQVEDDAGRQGFGETSVAIFGEPNTGKFEFVLTGRHTTRRCDGDSEAGTAFGGPIFYGHAAQSFNEKPHHPGNAYWFQAKRVNDVYQMMDGKQRKQALNDFSRNERGKKTVQLTGKTEGLDGIRMADLTFDQKTEMRKVLDDMLAPFRKEDREESLKLIEKSGFAHLHLSFYKDEDIGQDGVWDTFQIEGPNMIWLFRGDPHVHTWMHIKDHV, via the coding sequence TTGTCACGCCGTTCGTTTTTAAAAAAATCAACCATCTCGGCGGCTGGTTCTCTGCTTCCCATAGGAGCCATCACGACTCAGCTGCAGGGAGCCGAAAATCCCCTACCCCAGTCGGAAACCTTAGTTAAGACACTCTACGATACCCTCTCAAGTAAACAGCGCAAAGCCATGTGCTTTCCTTATGCTCACAAACTTCAGCACGAAGTGGAGAATAATTGGTTCATTGTTAAAAAGAGCCGCGTTGGGGACGACTTTACCAAAGACCAGCAGGCTATGATCAAAGAGATCTTCATGAAGATGCATAGCGAGGAATACGCTAAAGATGTCTTTAAGCAGGTAGAGGATGACGCCGGTCGACAAGGATTTGGTGAAACTTCGGTTGCTATTTTCGGCGAGCCAAATACCGGGAAATTTGAATTTGTATTAACCGGTCGTCATACGACTCGTCGTTGCGATGGTGACTCGGAAGCTGGGACAGCCTTCGGTGGCCCCATCTTTTATGGACATGCCGCCCAATCCTTTAACGAGAAACCACACCATCCAGGAAATGCGTATTGGTTTCAGGCTAAACGCGTGAATGACGTTTACCAGATGATGGATGGCAAACAACGTAAACAGGCACTCAACGATTTCTCACGCAACGAACGCGGAAAGAAGACCGTGCAGCTCACCGGCAAGACAGAAGGACTGGATGGAATACGTATGGCTGATCTTACTTTCGATCAAAAAACCGAGATGAGGAAGGTCCTCGACGACATGCTCGCGCCTTTCCGCAAAGAAGATCGTGAAGAGTCACTCAAACTCATTGAGAAAAGTGGCTTCGCTCACCTGCACTTAAGTTTCTACAAAGACGAAGATATCGGCCAGGACGGCGTGTGGGATACTTTCCAAATCGAAGGCCCCAATATGATCTGGCTCTTCCGAGGTGATCCACATGTCCATACGTGGATGCATATTAAAGACCACGTGTAA
- a CDS encoding DUF1592 domain-containing protein, translating into MNLRVGLLLGCLIGSFLPLAEGREDEPKLDAASFNAHIQPFLKEYCIQCHGPDKQKGDRRFDSLAYPIADDNALIDFQDILDLMNLGDMPPEEEAQPSADDRKAIINWLSEAVKDAFESKSFTGGETVLRRLNHREYLNTITDLFQMDMSMFDPTEAFPGERLVEHQDNVGDTLVTSGYLLNRYIEAADKIVEKAFPFQEKPEPQSWVFNKDFEQQSELNKRHMTAHGQRYLNIYEAPNTVRRFGAYAPLYDFIEGVPEGGVYRIRIQAEAVNRFHNFDRKKVINDPEEPMMLQVIPSHQRFGSLHLPQPFAPDLGTFALSDDGPAWYETDAWLDKGFAPRFIYLNGSMNIRPAFREVTGLIKKNPPPGVPPEELEEDYMAVAVKHGGIPHIRIHEVQVEGPFYPEWPTKTWKTIIGKRAFNKKYTCHIIQEFATRAYRRPARKDEVNRLIRVVDARLSKGHAPFEAMKDGLKAVLCSPAFLYLEEETQSRKADQISNYGLASRLSYFLWGSMPDEELLNLARRKRINRPSVLREQMDRMLADSRSDRFITGFLDSWLTLRSLGDAPPDRGKFEFYYTENLEDAMRKETELYTRHMLEENLSLTHFLDSNFTFANEALATIYDWDDIEGDEFRKVEVSDPKRGGLLGQASILTVTANGVDTSPVLRGVWLLENLLGTPPSPPPPDVEPLDPDVRGATSIREQLSKHRETATCYDCHRKIDPLGFALENFDAVGQWRDQYEDKLEIDSSGELPSGESFNNIVEFKNAILGKQELFSRALTNKMLSYALGRRLEITDRPEVDRILDTLAEEGNGFRDLVYLVITSEAFGSP; encoded by the coding sequence ATGAACTTGAGAGTTGGTTTACTACTAGGCTGCCTGATCGGCAGTTTCTTACCGCTTGCTGAAGGTCGTGAAGACGAGCCGAAGCTGGATGCAGCTTCCTTCAATGCTCACATCCAACCCTTCCTGAAAGAATACTGCATCCAATGCCATGGACCGGATAAGCAAAAAGGAGACCGACGTTTTGACTCGTTGGCGTATCCGATAGCTGACGACAATGCCCTCATAGATTTCCAGGACATTCTGGATCTGATGAATCTGGGTGACATGCCACCGGAAGAAGAGGCACAACCGAGCGCAGACGACAGAAAAGCCATTATTAATTGGCTCTCTGAGGCCGTGAAAGATGCGTTCGAATCCAAATCGTTTACGGGAGGTGAAACCGTCCTGCGTCGCCTCAACCACAGGGAGTACCTCAATACCATAACCGATCTATTCCAGATGGATATGAGTATGTTCGATCCCACGGAAGCTTTCCCGGGAGAACGACTCGTCGAACATCAAGACAATGTGGGCGACACCCTCGTCACCTCCGGGTATTTATTAAATCGATACATTGAGGCGGCTGATAAAATTGTAGAAAAAGCATTCCCTTTCCAAGAGAAACCCGAACCCCAGTCCTGGGTCTTCAATAAAGACTTTGAACAACAGTCCGAATTAAACAAGCGCCACATGACTGCTCACGGTCAGCGCTATTTAAATATCTACGAAGCTCCCAATACAGTTCGGCGCTTTGGAGCTTATGCACCTCTATACGACTTTATTGAAGGGGTTCCAGAAGGCGGCGTTTACAGAATCAGGATACAGGCAGAAGCCGTAAACCGCTTTCACAACTTCGACCGCAAGAAAGTCATCAATGATCCGGAGGAGCCCATGATGCTCCAGGTAATTCCTTCACATCAGCGCTTCGGCAGTCTTCACCTCCCTCAACCCTTTGCGCCAGACCTGGGAACATTCGCACTCTCGGACGATGGGCCTGCCTGGTATGAAACGGACGCCTGGCTCGATAAGGGATTCGCACCACGGTTTATCTATTTGAATGGATCGATGAATATCCGACCTGCATTCCGTGAGGTAACCGGTCTGATCAAAAAGAACCCTCCGCCCGGAGTTCCCCCTGAAGAGCTGGAAGAGGATTACATGGCAGTTGCGGTTAAGCATGGTGGCATTCCCCACATAAGAATCCATGAAGTCCAGGTGGAAGGACCGTTCTACCCTGAATGGCCCACCAAGACCTGGAAGACCATTATTGGGAAGCGCGCGTTCAATAAGAAATATACCTGCCATATAATCCAGGAATTTGCCACACGTGCATACAGACGCCCAGCTCGAAAAGATGAAGTCAATCGCTTGATACGAGTGGTGGATGCCCGACTCTCAAAAGGACACGCTCCCTTTGAAGCAATGAAGGATGGATTAAAAGCTGTTCTATGTTCACCCGCCTTTCTTTACCTGGAAGAGGAAACTCAATCTAGAAAAGCTGACCAAATCTCGAATTACGGTTTAGCTTCCAGACTCTCCTACTTCCTATGGGGATCCATGCCGGACGAGGAGCTACTCAACTTAGCTCGTCGAAAACGTATCAACCGTCCCTCCGTTCTGCGTGAGCAAATGGATCGCATGTTGGCCGATTCACGCTCAGACCGATTTATTACAGGGTTTCTCGATAGTTGGTTGACCTTGCGCAGTCTAGGCGATGCCCCACCCGACAGAGGGAAGTTTGAGTTCTACTATACGGAGAACCTGGAAGATGCTATGCGCAAGGAAACCGAGCTCTATACAAGGCACATGCTGGAGGAGAACTTGAGCCTCACCCACTTCCTCGACTCCAACTTCACCTTCGCCAACGAAGCATTGGCCACCATTTACGACTGGGATGACATTGAGGGTGACGAGTTCCGAAAAGTCGAAGTTAGTGATCCTAAACGAGGAGGATTGCTGGGGCAGGCTAGCATACTAACCGTCACCGCGAACGGAGTAGATACTTCACCTGTCCTTCGTGGAGTTTGGCTATTGGAAAATCTACTCGGCACACCTCCCTCTCCACCACCTCCTGATGTAGAACCCTTGGATCCAGATGTTCGCGGAGCGACTTCCATTCGAGAGCAATTGAGTAAGCATCGTGAAACGGCCACCTGCTATGATTGTCACCGTAAGATTGATCCACTGGGATTCGCACTGGAAAATTTTGATGCCGTAGGACAATGGCGCGACCAATATGAAGACAAGCTGGAAATTGATTCATCGGGAGAACTCCCAAGTGGTGAATCTTTTAATAATATCGTAGAATTCAAAAACGCGATATTAGGCAAACAGGAGTTATTCAGTCGGGCACTCACCAATAAAATGCTGTCCTATGCACTGGGTCGACGATTGGAAATTACGGATCGTCCAGAAGTAGATCGTATCCTCGATACCTTAGCGGAAGAGGGAAACGGATTCAGGGACCTTGTTTATCTAGTGATCACGAGTGAAGCGTTTGGGAGCCCTTGA
- a CDS encoding DUF1552 domain-containing protein: protein MKHIDTSTLSRRHFLRGLGFALALPAFESLNTGSLSASLNKQPRKMLCVGSHLGFWPGGFFPKTAGLDYETSLTLGAIDEHRRDFTVFSHLDHDLNGGHKAVHGFLSGVKKSEASGFAEKNMTIDQAAAEFVGSAARYPSITAGLGGGTDMCWTRSGVNIPPVNNPARLFEALFVDSSKASLAKERSRLTHRSSVLDALRESAHSMSRKLNAQDRDKLDQYLTSVRDVEQRLQMSKEWLDRPKPKSPIDPVLDEARMHIEELPLMYDLLVLALQTDSTRVATMEIPMGFQTSELEVSSYHGLSHHGKGEERLAELQIVEAYLMEQFGYLLNQLKEAQLFDETLVVLGSGMGNAHTHSNKDIPLILAGGGIQHQGHLVCPEEKGKRIPLCNLWLSSLQWFGLEIERFGRSTGTFSPMKLV from the coding sequence ATGAAACATATTGACACATCTACCCTAAGTCGTCGGCATTTTCTTCGTGGTCTTGGTTTTGCTTTGGCGCTTCCTGCGTTCGAAAGTCTGAACACGGGGAGTTTGTCTGCATCATTGAATAAGCAACCTCGCAAGATGTTGTGCGTGGGCAGTCATTTGGGTTTTTGGCCAGGCGGTTTTTTTCCTAAGACAGCTGGCTTGGATTATGAGACGAGTTTGACACTGGGTGCTATTGATGAGCATCGAAGAGATTTCACCGTGTTTTCTCACCTGGATCATGATTTGAATGGAGGACACAAAGCGGTGCACGGCTTTTTGAGTGGGGTGAAAAAGAGTGAGGCGTCTGGCTTTGCTGAGAAGAATATGACCATCGACCAGGCTGCCGCCGAGTTTGTGGGAAGTGCAGCCCGTTATCCATCCATTACGGCTGGGCTAGGTGGGGGAACCGATATGTGTTGGACCCGTTCAGGGGTAAACATTCCTCCGGTCAATAATCCTGCCCGTCTTTTTGAAGCCCTGTTCGTGGATTCTAGCAAAGCGAGTCTTGCCAAAGAGCGCAGTCGACTGACCCATCGTTCAAGTGTACTGGATGCCCTGCGTGAATCCGCTCACAGCATGTCTCGAAAATTGAACGCACAGGATCGTGACAAACTCGACCAATATTTGACTTCGGTGCGTGACGTGGAACAACGGCTGCAGATGTCCAAGGAATGGCTCGATCGGCCCAAGCCGAAATCACCCATTGATCCGGTGCTCGATGAAGCACGGATGCATATTGAGGAATTGCCGCTCATGTACGATCTTTTGGTCCTGGCACTTCAGACGGACTCGACCCGCGTGGCTACTATGGAAATTCCCATGGGTTTCCAAACCAGTGAACTGGAGGTGAGTAGTTATCACGGCCTTTCGCATCATGGAAAAGGAGAGGAGCGCCTGGCGGAATTACAAATCGTGGAAGCCTATTTGATGGAGCAGTTCGGTTACCTCCTTAATCAACTTAAGGAGGCGCAGCTGTTTGACGAGACCTTGGTGGTTCTTGGGAGCGGTATGGGAAATGCCCATACGCACAGTAACAAAGACATTCCATTAATTCTGGCTGGAGGAGGCATCCAGCATCAAGGGCACCTGGTATGTCCGGAGGAGAAGGGGAAGCGTATCCCGTTATGCAATCTTTGGCTTTCTTCCCTACAGTGGTTTGGCTTGGAGATCGAGCGTTTCGGTCGAAGCACTGGAACCTTTTCGCCCATGAAACTCGTTTGA
- a CDS encoding DUF1552 domain-containing protein produces MNRRVFLKSSFATLALPALESVSSALPAANAKTTASTGAPMRMVCVGNSFGMYPKKFFPKETGKNYQMTHLLSPLEKHRKDLTVFSHLDHDIKGGHFSVHSFLSGVKMGDAKGMPEGNISIDQRAAEYVGAETRFPSLTIGSEDGLHGGCHMCWTRTGVRVPPITGPRELFRKLFINEGAHAQEQAADTFDLRGSILDAIGEEAKSLEHRLSGQDREKLDEYFTSVRDVETNLELDKRWSKVPKPDAPFSIPEDRSLVEDIPVLYDLIAIALKTDSTRVASFEMAGTGFDTSFFGYISGYHFLSHHGQKPDKIEKLIEIEYYQMQQLARFFDTLKSIKEPDSNGSLFDNSMILFGSGMGNANSHVNVDLPIMLAGGGFKLGEHKSYPKERSKRVPLCNLYLSMLQRFGVKTDFFGTSTGTIPDLEVA; encoded by the coding sequence CCCATGCGCATGGTGTGTGTGGGCAACTCATTTGGCATGTATCCGAAGAAATTCTTTCCGAAAGAAACCGGTAAGAACTACCAGATGACCCACCTGCTTTCTCCACTGGAAAAGCACCGGAAAGACTTAACGGTATTCTCACACCTCGATCACGATATCAAAGGCGGGCACTTCTCGGTTCACTCATTCCTGAGTGGCGTCAAAATGGGAGATGCGAAGGGTATGCCTGAAGGCAATATCAGCATCGATCAACGAGCGGCTGAATACGTTGGGGCCGAAACTCGCTTCCCCTCTCTGACCATTGGCTCCGAAGACGGACTTCATGGAGGATGCCACATGTGCTGGACACGCACTGGCGTTCGCGTGCCACCGATTACGGGCCCACGAGAACTATTTCGAAAATTGTTTATCAACGAAGGTGCTCATGCACAGGAGCAGGCCGCTGACACTTTCGACCTTCGGGGTTCAATCCTCGATGCCATTGGAGAAGAGGCAAAAAGCCTGGAACACCGCCTGAGTGGCCAGGATCGAGAGAAACTCGATGAATATTTCACATCCGTTCGTGATGTGGAGACCAACCTGGAACTCGACAAGCGCTGGTCGAAAGTCCCCAAACCCGATGCTCCGTTTTCAATTCCTGAAGACCGTAGCCTCGTGGAAGACATCCCAGTGCTTTACGATTTAATTGCCATTGCCCTCAAAACGGACTCCACACGTGTCGCTTCCTTCGAAATGGCCGGCACGGGTTTTGACACCTCTTTCTTCGGCTACATTTCAGGATATCACTTCCTGTCGCATCACGGCCAAAAGCCGGACAAGATTGAAAAACTGATAGAGATCGAGTATTACCAGATGCAACAACTGGCGCGCTTTTTCGACACGCTTAAATCGATTAAAGAGCCCGACTCGAATGGAAGCCTGTTTGATAATAGCATGATCCTTTTTGGAAGTGGCATGGGTAATGCCAATTCCCATGTAAACGTAGACCTCCCTATCATGCTGGCCGGCGGCGGATTCAAGCTGGGAGAACACAAGAGCTATCCGAAAGAAAGAAGCAAACGGGTTCCATTGTGCAACCTCTACCTGTCCATGCTGCAACGCTTTGGAGTTAAAACGGATTTCTTTGGCACAAGCACCGGAACCATTCCGGATCTGGAAGTCGCATGA
- a CDS encoding DUF1592 domain-containing protein codes for MRAFRHFVFCVLLVGAFSGSSLLGYERIEFLEEHCISCHGPKKQKGDRRFDDLSVSVSGLDELERWQEILDMLNLEDMPPEEEPQPSEDDRASMIASTTEFVATELAKLDDAGGHSVLRRLNAWEYQQTIGDLLGLNVTAWNPAADFPAEVVVDGFDNNGAELVTSGMLLDKYFVAAEEAIRRATQFGKRPKTKQWAQSSPFYFQGKENSDLPKLFQVDRFRFIPEVPYTDLYGRHYRGGHIGFEPLTRGGVAHSGLYTVRVKAAAVDRFHPYGDALDDFRNGDPLVLELMAVDREGSVESTGSITEERSLARVELTSAEPEWLEWDVYLEEGFEPEVRFRNGTLATKRLVRIITQNASEHPEVKPFAGMPGGNEKSHGLLKVYRGPKLRIWEIQVEGPHIEEWPRKGHKVLYGDFKANELNSNSIVHRLRVFAETAFRRPLDGNEILPIESMVLAKLNDGLKPLEALQLGFQTILCSPRFIYLSEGEGELDEYALASRLSYFLWSSAPDEELLAQARSGRLSNPKALLRQTRRMLKDDKSDRFVSDFIGRWLDLDNIGEMPVSEDFRVYHRDNIEAAMIGETEMFFRNVLDENLRPKEFLSADYSYLNRELGLHYGIEGIEGHELRRTSLKGTSRGGLLGQGLFLVASANGVDTSPVVRGIYVLEKLLGYSPPPPPPDVPAIESDIRGARTIREELAKHREVATCAECHRKIDPLGFALENYDAVGAWRSHYEKQLEIDASGMLPDGSSFDTVSEFRALMIEREDEFTRGLAEKLLTYALGRKLDLGDRPVLDRMLTTLKEEQGGLRDLVEAVVLSESFSKN; via the coding sequence ATGAGGGCTTTTCGACATTTTGTTTTTTGTGTACTTCTGGTAGGCGCTTTTTCGGGGAGTTCCTTATTGGGCTATGAGCGGATCGAGTTTCTCGAGGAACACTGCATTTCCTGCCATGGGCCGAAAAAGCAAAAAGGCGACAGACGGTTTGATGATTTATCGGTTTCTGTTTCCGGCCTGGATGAGTTGGAGCGCTGGCAGGAAATCCTCGATATGCTGAATTTGGAGGACATGCCGCCTGAGGAAGAACCGCAACCCTCGGAGGATGATCGGGCCTCTATGATCGCGTCGACCACTGAGTTCGTGGCCACCGAGTTGGCCAAACTGGATGACGCCGGAGGCCACAGTGTTTTAAGAAGGCTCAACGCCTGGGAGTATCAGCAAACCATAGGTGATTTATTGGGGCTTAATGTGACAGCCTGGAATCCTGCAGCAGATTTTCCAGCTGAGGTAGTCGTCGATGGTTTCGATAACAATGGAGCTGAGCTGGTGACTTCGGGTATGTTGTTGGATAAATACTTCGTGGCTGCTGAAGAAGCGATCCGTCGAGCGACTCAATTCGGTAAGCGTCCAAAGACCAAACAATGGGCGCAATCGTCGCCTTTCTATTTTCAGGGAAAAGAAAATTCCGATTTGCCAAAGTTGTTTCAGGTAGACCGGTTTCGATTTATTCCAGAGGTGCCCTATACGGATTTGTACGGTCGCCACTATCGGGGCGGTCACATTGGATTTGAGCCCCTGACAAGAGGGGGTGTAGCTCATAGTGGTCTATACACCGTTCGGGTGAAGGCGGCTGCGGTAGATCGCTTTCATCCCTATGGCGATGCTTTGGATGATTTTCGCAATGGCGACCCCTTGGTGTTGGAGCTTATGGCTGTCGACCGGGAAGGAAGTGTAGAAAGTACTGGTAGTATTACGGAAGAGCGTTCGTTGGCTCGCGTGGAATTGACGAGTGCAGAGCCTGAGTGGCTTGAGTGGGATGTGTATTTGGAAGAAGGTTTCGAGCCGGAGGTCCGATTCCGTAATGGCACATTAGCCACAAAACGTTTAGTCAGAATTATTACTCAAAACGCCAGTGAACACCCAGAGGTGAAACCCTTCGCGGGCATGCCTGGGGGGAATGAAAAATCTCATGGTTTGTTGAAGGTATATCGCGGTCCCAAGTTACGCATTTGGGAAATACAAGTGGAGGGACCGCATATTGAAGAATGGCCGCGAAAGGGGCATAAGGTTTTGTACGGTGATTTTAAAGCCAATGAATTGAACAGTAACTCAATTGTTCATCGACTGCGGGTATTTGCCGAAACCGCCTTTCGACGACCCTTGGACGGCAACGAGATATTGCCGATCGAGTCGATGGTGTTGGCGAAGTTGAATGACGGACTGAAACCGTTGGAGGCATTGCAGTTAGGATTTCAAACCATTCTTTGTTCTCCCAGATTTATTTATCTTTCCGAGGGAGAAGGGGAATTGGATGAGTATGCCCTGGCTTCACGATTGTCTTACTTTCTTTGGTCTTCGGCTCCGGATGAGGAGCTGCTTGCTCAGGCGAGATCAGGACGCTTGAGTAATCCGAAAGCATTGCTGCGACAGACACGTCGAATGCTGAAGGATGATAAGTCTGATCGTTTTGTATCCGATTTTATAGGACGCTGGTTAGATTTGGACAATATTGGGGAGATGCCGGTCTCGGAAGATTTCCGAGTGTATCACCGGGACAATATTGAAGCCGCCATGATTGGAGAAACGGAAATGTTTTTCCGTAACGTGTTGGATGAGAACCTTCGCCCAAAGGAATTTCTTTCCGCAGATTATTCGTATCTTAATCGGGAGCTTGGATTACATTATGGCATTGAAGGGATCGAAGGTCATGAATTGCGCCGGACATCCTTAAAGGGGACTTCCCGAGGTGGTTTGCTGGGTCAGGGGCTCTTTCTCGTAGCTTCAGCCAATGGAGTGGATACCTCACCCGTTGTTCGTGGTATCTATGTATTGGAGAAGTTGTTGGGCTATTCTCCACCACCGCCGCCACCGGATGTGCCGGCTATCGAATCAGACATCCGAGGCGCCAGGACCATTCGCGAAGAACTTGCCAAACACCGTGAAGTTGCGACCTGTGCGGAGTGTCATCGTAAGATCGACCCGCTTGGCTTTGCCTTGGAAAATTATGATGCGGTAGGAGCCTGGCGTTCACACTATGAGAAACAATTAGAAATCGATGCTTCAGGTATGCTTCCGGATGGCAGTTCCTTCGATACCGTTTCTGAATTCAGAGCCTTGATGATTGAACGGGAAGATGAGTTTACCCGCGGTCTCGCTGAGAAGTTGCTAACCTACGCATTGGGTCGAAAATTGGATCTTGGCGACCGGCCCGTTCTCGATCGTATGCTAACAACTCTCAAGGAAGAACAAGGTGGGCTTAGGGATTTGGTAGAAGCCGTCGTGCTAAGTGAATCCTTTTCAAAGAACTGA
- a CDS encoding sulfatase-like hydrolase/transferase: MKKLILILLLLALNSLFSATERPNIILMMADDLGYETVSANGGAPYKTPVLDKLAAEGLRFTNCVAQPLCTPTRVKVMTGRYSFRNYVGFGILDPRETTFGNLMRDAGYATCITGKWQLGRDRKLIDGFGFDEYCLWWLENKSARYNNVGELIQNGEVLPGGNGEYGPDVVSNFMLDFITRHKDEPFFCYYPMILTHNPFELTPDSPPGMTMESPELDRMAGMVAYTDKIMGRVVDHLETLGIRDNTVILFIGDNGTNKQILGGRVGKQDWPGAKGSNFVEMGMRVPLIVSYPAGGVSGAVYNDPVDLSDFLPTFTELGQAKLPKTLQLDGHSFAGRLTGDKNYTPHPWAYVGYYGKKRGNMSHFARDIRFKLYEGGYFYDFVQDPQHAYPIDLKSAGNKAKASYKKLSAVLEDLKSQIPAGDEFAGNATTVIATKPGMQNVKR, from the coding sequence ATGAAAAAGCTAATTCTCATTCTCTTGCTGCTTGCCCTGAACAGCTTATTTTCCGCTACAGAGCGCCCGAACATCATCCTGATGATGGCAGATGATCTGGGTTATGAAACCGTCAGTGCGAATGGAGGGGCTCCCTACAAGACACCTGTCCTAGACAAACTGGCCGCCGAGGGACTTCGATTTACTAATTGTGTTGCCCAGCCTCTCTGCACACCCACACGTGTGAAAGTAATGACCGGACGCTATAGTTTTCGCAATTATGTAGGCTTTGGTATTTTGGATCCTCGAGAAACTACCTTTGGAAACTTAATGCGCGACGCGGGTTATGCGACCTGCATCACGGGCAAGTGGCAGCTCGGACGTGATCGTAAGTTAATCGATGGTTTTGGCTTTGATGAATACTGTCTCTGGTGGTTGGAAAACAAATCAGCTCGCTACAACAACGTGGGTGAGCTCATCCAAAACGGAGAAGTGCTTCCGGGTGGAAATGGCGAATATGGACCGGATGTGGTGAGTAATTTTATGCTCGATTTTATCACCCGCCACAAAGACGAGCCGTTCTTCTGCTACTACCCGATGATTCTAACTCATAATCCCTTTGAGCTGACACCCGATTCTCCCCCGGGCATGACCATGGAGTCACCCGAACTCGACCGCATGGCGGGCATGGTAGCTTATACCGATAAAATTATGGGTCGCGTCGTAGATCACCTGGAAACGTTAGGAATTCGCGACAACACGGTCATTTTGTTTATTGGGGATAACGGAACGAATAAACAAATACTTGGAGGCCGTGTGGGTAAACAAGACTGGCCCGGTGCAAAGGGAAGCAACTTTGTAGAAATGGGAATGCGAGTCCCACTGATAGTGAGTTATCCGGCAGGTGGGGTCAGTGGAGCCGTTTATAATGATCCCGTTGATTTGTCCGACTTTCTTCCAACCTTCACAGAACTAGGACAAGCCAAACTCCCCAAAACGCTTCAACTCGATGGTCATAGTTTCGCTGGACGCTTAACCGGCGATAAAAATTACACTCCTCATCCGTGGGCCTATGTGGGCTACTACGGCAAGAAACGCGGGAATATGTCGCACTTTGCGAGAGACATCCGATTTAAGCTGTATGAAGGAGGATACTTCTACGATTTTGTACAAGATCCCCAGCACGCTTATCCGATTGACCTCAAGTCAGCTGGAAATAAAGCCAAAGCCTCTTATAAGAAATTGAGTGCTGTTTTGGAAGATCTGAAGAGTCAAATTCCAGCTGGAGATGAATTTGCCGGAAACGCAACCACCGTAATCGCAACCAAGCCGGGTATGCAAAACGTCAAACGCTAA